In Bacteroides cellulosilyticus, the genomic stretch TTTTCATTTTGGATTGAAATTTTTATGGTTGATAATTGATAAATAGATTATTGCTGTTTGGCGTAAAGCATCACCTGATAGTTCGCTTTCAGGTGTACTTTTACCGTTCTGAATTTCTTAGCGAGGTATTGTGAACCGCCCTGCATCAAGCCCCTTGTAATATCCATTGCGACCTGCTGCCCGGCACTTTGCGCAAAGGAAATGCTCGTTCCCAGTCCCGCACCGATATTCGCCATCGCTTCCTTTGCCGCTTCCTGTTCCAGTGACGAGGGAACGGAAAGCCCCTTTTGCCCGTCACTGTCGTAAACGGCAAGTTCCACCGGAATGATATTACCCGCATATTCGAGCGAGGACACCAGTATGTCGAGCCGTTCCCCCTGTACTTTGGCACTTCCTGAAACAAGGCTGTTTTTCGGGACAATCACGTTCCCCGCCTGTAACGGTTCTAACAGCCGGAGCTTGACGGTCTGCCCGTCCATAAGTGTTTGGTCGTTATGTACACACGCCCGGATAGTGTTCTTTCCCATCGAATAACCACTGCCGACCGCCGTATTAAATCCGTAATTGCGTGGCTTGCCGTATTCGGCGATAAATTCGGCGTTGCTTATAGGTTGCTGCAATCCTGAAACCGTCCTGTCCGATACCGATTTTACAGGTGTGGCATTTCCTTTGCCCTGAACAGGTGCGGACGGTGCGACCTGTGCAATCTGTCCCGGTTGCAGTGGTATGCTTTGCCCGTTCTGTCCGTTCATGTATTTTGCCGCCAGTTCGTAGGATTTTTCCATAAGAGCCACCTGTTCATCCATGCTGCCCGCACCGTTTTCTTTCGCATCGAGCCGGGCAGTGAGTTCTTCCACCTGACGTTTCAGTTCCTCTTTTTCCTTGTCCTCTTTCGGCGTTTCGTAGAAACTGCCTAACTGACGGTTCATGTCCCGGTAAGCCGCCGCCGAAGACTGGATAGAGGAACGGCTATTGTTCGGCGCACCCGCCCCGAAGTCTATTACATTGGTTTTCGGTTTTTCTGCCGGAGCATCATCTATCAGGGTCAAATCTTCCCCGTTCCCGTTTTCCTCTCCCAGCGAAAAGGCAAAATCCTGTAAGGAGCGCATCTTGTCCGCCTGTTTGTTCTCCATTTGCTCCTGTTCGTAGGCTGTCTTTTTATCGCTGATTATCCCGTCCCCTTTGGGTTGCGGAATATCGGCGTTAAATCCGCCCACGTTTTCCACCTTTGCTTCGTCCTTATCGGACGGTGCGAAAATCAGGTACATAGACCCCAAGAAAACCAGTCCCATAAGCGGGTAAATCAGCATCTTCTTTCGCTGCTGTATCTGCTGCGGGGTCAGTTCTTTTTTTTCCTTTACCTGTTTTTCAGGTTCTTTCTTCCTGTCCGTTTCCGGTGCGGGAACTTCATTTTTCACTTCTTTTTCTTCCATTGTCTGACTGATTAAAAATGTTCGTACTGTCTTTACTTTGTAACTGCAACTGCCTGATGTGCTCTATCCGTATGGTTTCGCCATCCTCTTTTCCTATCCGGTAAATGGATGATACCGTGAAGTAGATGGATAGCCCGCCGAAGAACAGGAGCATAAGCAGGATTACCGCCAGCCTTATTTCCGGTGTCATTCGCCCGCACAGGTGGCGGAGTTTTTCATCCGCCCAGTCCTGCACATGGGTAATCGCCTGATTCACCGGAGAGAGAATTTTCCGTATCATGGCTTACCGCTTTATGGTGTTCAAGTCCTTGTTTTCCGTTATCTCGAAACTTTCCATCATAAAGCCGTGCGGGTTATTATCACTTCTTACGGCGTTCAATAACCGGCAACGGGTAACAAGGCTTCTTTCCGTCACGCTGCTTTCACGGATAATCATTTGCCGGGCATAGGTAGCCACCGCATACGGGTACACATCGAAATTGCATGAAACGCTGTCTATCTGTATGGTTTGGCTGATATTGCCCGAAATGATACGGTTGTAATATCCTTTTTCCGAGAGGTCACGGTAATAATTAAATGCGCTCTTGTCGGCGAGGAACAGCGACCGTTTGATATTGCTTTCGATAGCGTTCTTATCCGGTGAGAGCGTGAA encodes the following:
- the traM gene encoding conjugative transposon protein TraM, with protein sequence MEEKEVKNEVPAPETDRKKEPEKQVKEKKELTPQQIQQRKKMLIYPLMGLVFLGSMYLIFAPSDKDEAKVENVGGFNADIPQPKGDGIISDKKTAYEQEQMENKQADKMRSLQDFAFSLGEENGNGEDLTLIDDAPAEKPKTNVIDFGAGAPNNSRSSIQSSAAAYRDMNRQLGSFYETPKEDKEKEELKRQVEELTARLDAKENGAGSMDEQVALMEKSYELAAKYMNGQNGQSIPLQPGQIAQVAPSAPVQGKGNATPVKSVSDRTVSGLQQPISNAEFIAEYGKPRNYGFNTAVGSGYSMGKNTIRACVHNDQTLMDGQTVKLRLLEPLQAGNVIVPKNSLVSGSAKVQGERLDILVSSLEYAGNIIPVELAVYDSDGQKGLSVPSSLEQEAAKEAMANIGAGLGTSISFAQSAGQQVAMDITRGLMQGGSQYLAKKFRTVKVHLKANYQVMLYAKQQ
- a CDS encoding TraL conjugative transposon family protein, which produces MIRKILSPVNQAITHVQDWADEKLRHLCGRMTPEIRLAVILLMLLFFGGLSIYFTVSSIYRIGKEDGETIRIEHIRQLQLQSKDSTNIFNQSDNGRKRSEK
- the traK gene encoding conjugative transposon protein TraK → MEFKSLKNIETSFKQIRLFGIVFVVMCTLITGYAVWNSYTFAEAQRQKIYVLDGGKSLMLALSQDLTQNRPVEAREHVKRFHELFFTLSPDKNAIESNIKRSLFLADKSAFNYYRDLSEKGYYNRIISGNISQTIQIDSVSCNFDVYPYAVATYARQMIIRESSVTERSLVTRCRLLNAVRSDNNPHGFMMESFEITENKDLNTIKR